The DNA segment CATAACACCCAGTAGTGTCAAAACAAAGTTGGATTTTCATTTACAATTCATATTTTAGGGTAACAACAAACCTGTTTAAAAGGAAACATGTTATTctatttaagtaatttaatttaaggtaattaaattattttaatcccACATATATTTATCGACCAGAGCTTAGCATGGTATGTGAtcagattaaaaagaaaaaaataacttaacGACAATGAACATATTACTACAATAGAAATCCTAAAGTGTGTAAAACGCAACGCCCAATTGAAGGATCCTTTTTTGGCCACATGGTGGCGACGAGTGGGCTTAGTTGTCGTCATCATCGTCGTCATCAAAGACATCTGCGACAGTCCTGAAAAAAGAAGGGAAGAGGATTCATCCGGTCGTGAATTACATGATTATTACATTGTAACAACTCAGTGATATCATTCTAATACCACTCAATAACCTTAAATGTTTTACAGTTTGCAGGGAAATATTATCTTACTTATAGATGGATCCAGTTACTGAGTCAATGAAACCACCTATgaagataaagaaaaaataaatgtgatgagtTTATAAGAAAATCAGTCTGATCAACAATCTAAAcaacaaaaatagtgcatatcATCTTTTTTCTACAGTATGTCTCTTACCTGGCTGACAGAGGGTCTCACAAGCAGTACAGATGTAGCACTTTCCACAGTCCTGAAGAGAATATAAGACAGataatgtgtaaaaatgtatccTCATATTTTCATGATGTGAATTTGTCAATAATaaaatttgtgtgagtgtgtagtgaaATAAAACACCACATATGTAGGCCATAACCATGTCTTTAACAATGGGGGATGGTCATTTTTGGTTGTTAAAATAGTAAAGTTGCTGAATGctatacattttggaataaatgctctaaatgtaataatatttatttaaaaatatactcTGTATTTTGACGTTCACGCAGTAGATTCAACTAAAACATATAAGTATATAAATAACAGGCATGTCCACACTTCACATAAACTAGATTTGTGCAGTGCCCATAAAGGAAATCACCTAATAGCCTGAAATACATAAAATGGCAAGAACTGAGAAATATATTAAGattagggctgtctatttaacacgttaataaaaaataatgcaattaatcatgtccccagatCATAATAATgaagattcctgagcaattcaagcttaaagtaccacctgttttctccagggggcagtaaacaAAACTttagctgtataggcaacacgcAGCTTATAAAGAGAACAAATCATCCCTTTAGAAGACAGCACAACACGAGGACACATTCTTGTGTTTGTAACAAACaaacaccaatcagagaaccgcggcCAACAAAGCCTGCCAAACATGTCCAGTTCATGGTTTACAACActtttatggaggattttatgaaaagcctagggaaaacatttgtgtgaaaaataCTTCAGGAACCCAGATGGCTGAATAGGTGAGCAGGCACTGTTGCATTCTATATGCATACAGTCACTTTTTGTCTGAGTGTTAAAACTGCTCCGTTAATGTTTCAACATTCACAATTAGGAATAACATTATAAATGACCTATAGATTTTGATATTTTCGTTCTGGAACAAATACATTTTACGTAACTAGTTTCAACAGGATATGATGTTGCGAGCGAGGGCTTCTggttttcataaataataaatcaaaaataatattgtagtcaaaatgttataatatactgtctactcactttcctgaAACTATAAAAACATGCAGCTATTAAATGTGTAATCTTTGTATTAagccaagaggtcagtgtgtgacatTTCAATCTTCTATTGGTCATGCTTCTTCTCGAGTTCACCAAGCTTAAACATTCGTCCGCAGCAGAAAACTAAATTTCTTTGAATTTGGAAGCATTTAAATGGAGTGCTTAAATGGTTTATCTCAGTGAGCAGTGGTACAATGTTTTCTGCATTGTTGTGTTTTGGGTTGTTTAGTAACTGTGTGTTGAAGTCtagcacatgtgtgtgtttgtggtgggtTTCTCACGTCGCAGTAGTCGCAGTGTTCTGAGTCATCTCCCTTTTCACATGGGCACTTATCGCAACTGTCGCAATGCTGAGTGGAAAGAGACAGGAGAAATTATATCAAGGGATTAATAATCAAATAATTGTTAGAATCAAAGAATTTTGAATCTGTATTAAAAGGTTTGTGTCACTGTGGTTTGTAGGAAGCTATTTTAAAAACCAGACAATGATGTAAGACACACAGTAAAAGGCAGAAAGAAGAATGAAGGCATAATTAGAATACAACTCATAGtgcaattaattgtattaataaatctCAGTGTTTCCTACCTCACAGTGGGCACAGAATGAGCAGATGGATCCTGCatgataatcatcatcatcatcatcatctgaaaGAAATTTGGTCAGCCATTGTTTGTTTAtcattatgtatttatataagtatttatggagttttgtgagTAATGCAATGATGGGTTAGTTACTGTAAGTAGGATCAGAATGAATTAATCCTACTCTATCCCACTCGCtttctgacacacacatacagactacatcTATATGTGCACCTTGGACAATATCATCAGGAGGATCATATAAAGAAACTGTAACAAACATGTATAAAAACTATACAATTATTGTAAATTTTTCTAAAGCTTTGAAATCATATCacatttcacaaaatattttgaGCCTTAAAATGCCTTCATGTTTGTATTTATATACAAACCACTTTATGGacttaatttataaattatttctatttttaaatgtataatatccAAGAATTTAGTAGTTCTAAAAAAGTAGTTTCCAAATAGTCATTCGTTAACACATTCAAACTGCCTGTTCTTTTGAAGCTAAAATAACAGTGTTAACAAAAATTACACCGTGCAACACAGGATCATTTGATTTATTCGTTTCAGAGTGGGATTAAGAGATGTGATACTTTGTTCAACACACCATTGTTCTGTTTATCATGATGACACACCAGATATTACACTAAACAGAGAATGGAAAAACAAAcaccagaaaaaataaaataaaaagcatacaGTAACAGAAAAAGGATTCAGTCTAAACAGTCATAATCTCACATTTCCTGATAGTTGCTGTATTTCCTGTTCCCTTGTGATACTTCCTGTTTGTGTATGTGGAATATCAACATGACTAAGgcaattatgaaataaaaatctctCTCTTTTGCTACCTCCCCGTTGGCATCTGTGCTGCTGCAGCtctcactgtaaaaatgtaaagataCTCAAGACACTACTTGGGGTTCCTCAGTTGTCACAGTGGCAGAACCCTCTGCAGAACCTTTACTGAAGGAACTATTTACAATCTTTAGAGTTCTTACAGGAAATAAAATTAAGTTACTCAGAGAACTGAAAGGGTGTCTGAGCAAACCCAGATAGTGCCTCAAGtatctttacatttttacattgattaTTTCTCCTTAAAATAGTCAGTACATGCTGTCCTTAACTGCTAACTGTGTGTTTCTGGGACTGCTGAAAAAGTGTAGCTATTAcagaataaatgtttaataaatgttggtaaattgagaataaacatgGAAAGAGCTTAGCAACTATTTAGAGAATGAGAGTCCTTTcagataatataatgaaataaatagagAAGAGCATAAATAGAGATAACATAAGTACATTTTATAAACCCATGTAGtagatatataatttaaataccaCACAATGACTTTACAAGAAGACAGATCAGGATTGTGTACATTTCACTTGTTCTTTTTCTGTGTAACAGACTGTTATTATGGAGAATCTCTACAGAGAAAGAATGAGATCCAGGAGATgtagtgaaagagagagaatctAGAACCAATCCGTCCAATCAGTCTGCCTTTCTATTTTTCCCCACAACCATCCATGatcctcctgtctctctctctctctctctctttctctctcgctctctttctttctatcgGTACCTACTACTCCATGTTGTTTTCTGTGGTTACATTTCCCCACTACATCTGCCtgactctctttctttctctgtagTTTCACATGGTGACACAAATCCAGGTCATTACATATTCAAACAGGACAAATAGAGGGATGATGGTAGGGTGGATACCCGCTCTTTCAAAACGATACAAAAATCAAAAAAACGATCTGATCTATTGGGCCAGTGTTGGGCCTGGGGCTCAGACTGCAGCGCTgggtttgtttttctcttttctctcttaaGTCCTCAGTTCATAAGCATTGTACTGTATTGCACATCAGGACTTGGAGCAGTCTGCCTTCAGATGGCCCACAGAACTCAAAGCTCTATTTAGGCAGAGAAGAGAAGACAGAGAGAGTCAAAGACAGCCAGGGTGATGGACAGCTGGAGAGGGGAGGAGGTGGGGCTTTTGCTACGCTCTGAGCTATCTCATTGGATAATAGGACTGACTGATTGGACCTCAACTACAGCAGGCCAAGAGCAATATTTTGCAGCATAGCTGAGGTGAAGAAAGTGGGAGTGGCCAAAAGGCCCCCTTGCTCCTCCCCTCTCTTTCCCAGTTAGGTGAAAATAGTTATGGAGGGCTAAGAGAGGAGGCAGATAATTCGCTAAATAAAGGGGGGATTCAACACTACTTTGAGAACAACCTTACGTACCTTCATGGTCATCATCATCGTCGtcgtcatcgtcatcatcatcatcgtcgtcatcatcatcgtcatcatcgtcatcgtcgtcatcatcatcgtcgtcgtcatcatcatcgtcgtcgtcatcatcatcatcgtcgtcgtcgtcgtcgtcatcatcgtcgtcatcatcatcgtcgtcatcatcatcatcgtcatcatcatcatcgtcgtcatCATCGTCGTCATCATCGTCGTCATCATCGTCGTCATCGTCGTCGTCATcgtcgtcgtcatcatcatcatcatcatcatcgtcgtcatCATCGTCATCGTCGTCGTCGTCATCATcgtcgtcgtcatcatcatcgtcgtcgtcgtcatcatcatcatcatcatcatcgtcgtcgtcatcgtcatcatcgtcatcatcgtcatcatcatcatcatcatcatcatcatcatcatcatctgccaTCAGGCCTTCCTCATGGATGAGAGGCAACTCCTGGGCTTTAACAGAAGCACTGGGGGCCAGAGGTGTCTGGAAGGAGCAGAGCAGGGCCAGCAAAAGCCCCAGCAGCAAGCTTCTCAGAGTAGCCATGACTGATCAGGGAAGTAAATCCAAACACAGAGACCAAAGTGCAACGTTCCTGCACGTGCACCtgtgaaatcaaaaccccaaagtgGACACCACCTAGATCCTCTtaaaccacacacactcacaaacacagtcACATGCAATCACACAAACACTTGGTACACCCTTGCTATGTGAGGTAGAATAGGTGACGAGTTGAGCCGTGAGGTCCGAAGTATTCCAATAGTCCACACGCTTGTTCCCAGTGTCAGATGAACACAAGAGGATCCTTTCAGAATCAACTGTCTGTTGTAGGTTTCTGACAAGCACCAGTCAcagacaaatagaaaaaaatgttCCCTCTTTGCGTCAATTTCGCGTAGTGTGACTAAGAAGAGCCGTGTGGTGGGCAAGGTAGTGTCTGCAGCATGGACCTCACTAACTttgcacagacagacaaacagacaaacttGGGGGTAAAATGAGATGGGGGCGGAGGCCAGGACAAATGAGTGACAGGGACAAGTGCTGGCAGCCATACCGGCAACCACTGTCCATGCACTTTAGCctggaggtgagagagagagaggcttgtGGCATACATTACTCGTTTACCACCATGAGATGATAGGGTATAACTTTAGAGACAGTAGTGTGGGTGGGGGAGGACCTCCAAGGAGAGGATGGCCATATATTGAGAAAAGTGGGAGGAGGAAATGGGGGGATACAAGGTCTATATCAAGAAGATGGCCAAAGAAGAGGCATAATTTAATAAATCCAACAGTGAGATAGAGTGATTAGCAATTAGTAATTCTATACTTGCACATATGTGCCAATAGAGGTTACATTGTCTTACTGATTTATAGTAAGTGTGGTCATATATATGATTGGACATGCACACTACATTTAACAGCTGTAaatcatttaattacagttatttaCAATGAGCTTGTTCATATGTGACATATTGGCCATAAATCCAGTTGCCAAtgaaaacataaaagtcataaagGTGATGCGAGACAGGGCCAGCCCACTTAGAAACTATTGAACACTCAGAAACACTGGTTGATCAGCTCtccacttttatttttttggagaagCAGTAAATAAATCTTGGCTGTGGCAGTCAAGTGCCTTCCCTCCCTCTCATGTGTCCTCAAAATAGTGTGCTGAGGGCTGGGTGGGATGTGAGCCTTTCTATTTAAAACCACACTATACCACAGTCAGGGTAATGTGACCTTCCCTGGCACAGTGCACCACTGACTCCCCATAGACCTGCTCAAGCCTGAGCATACCACAGCTGCCCCCCATCTGTCTATTTACAGTACCTATATTCTATTCCTTCTCTTACTCAGTTTATTCCTCATTCACAAGTTCAGATCCACCTATTGTCCTCTTCATTTTGTTTTGACAGTTTCATGTAGggtgaatacaggtaaagtgggacaacTTTACCTAATTATGTCAGGATCCATATCCAAACAGCCCTGTCTTTATGTGTTTTGATTGCACAGCTTTTGTTCTTTGCTTAGTAGTCTTCCCTACCACCTTGATTGTTAATTTTTCTCAACTGTCCCTGATTAGTTTACCACCttatttgtaatgtttgtatTATATGTGTTTTTGCTGGTTCGTCTGCTTGTGAGTTTGTGCACTTAGGGTACAActgggctaaaggcacaccttaagtaAAATGTGCTTTCTTTCTGGCCActaa comes from the Xyrauchen texanus isolate HMW12.3.18 chromosome 12, RBS_HiC_50CHRs, whole genome shotgun sequence genome and includes:
- the LOC127652930 gene encoding germ cell nuclear acidic protein; translated protein: MATLRSLLLGLLLALLCSFQTPLAPSASVKAQELPLIHEEGLMADDDDDDDDDDDDDDDDDDDDDDDDDDDDDDDDDDDDDDDDDDDDDDDDDDDDDDDDDDDDDDDDDDDDDDDDDDDDDDDDDDDDDDDDDDDDDDDDDDDDDDDDDDDDDDDDDDDDDDDDDDDDDDDDDDDDDDDDDDDDDDDDDDHEDDDDDDDYHAGSICSFCAHCEHCDSCDKCPCEKGDDSEHCDYCDDCGKCYICTACETLCQPGGFIDSVTGSIYKTVADVFDDDDDDDN